In the genome of Chrysoperla carnea chromosome 5, inChrCarn1.1, whole genome shotgun sequence, the window ACACTATAGCAGCCTAAATACCTTATTATAcggaattttatatttgaacagATGTAACTTTTAgcttttattaactattttcaaaaaaataaaataaatgaaaaaatagaagttattataatagtgctagatgaagaaaaaaaaatttaatccacTTCAAAATTTGGGggtcaatattttttgaagaaaaattatatatcttccaattctttgaaatatatttttacgtataattttttatcaaaaatcaaaatttaattccaaaaatttgtagtcaaaaaaataataccaattttatattaaaacaagtgaaaacaaacaattcactagttagagttaattgttgaaatatcctgtatagaaagcGTTGGATGTCAGTGCTTGCGtttattagaaaagttttaaaaaccaacacaattatgtttgttttgttttcgaaaataatttctaagtattttaatttcaaggccactagttgaagctttctacaaattttcaactccttatcttttatagttttggcgaaaatggataccaaaattttgtcctaattttcgATCTCACGGAAAAACAAtgacatttagaaaaaatagttttcaaataaaagttgttgttttttttataaggaacaacttttacatttaaatttttgatctatctcttACGACTTACAAGATAGGTCCCATGGATccaaacccaattgacctatcttgctcatttacgaactgaaacTCACTTTTACGTCCTATACAAGccagaaaaatttcagctcgatatctcttttcgtttttgaataatcatGTACCAAATAGACGGGCAGACAGGAATGAACAAATTATTTCTATGCGTTATAAACTTAGGAcaaaaattagtatactttgatatatatttcaggATATATAACAGGATATAAAAAGTCTTTGagtattttccataaaaaaatggaacttttttaattggaaaaaaactataatacatacatatatgaaaaaacaattttatattttaagaggGGGTGTTTTGAATGAAGCAAATAAGGAATGATACTTTTTATTGCATTATGTAATCCTTTTCAATAAGGCTTGTtgaattcaaattaataaaatcgatattaaaaactttttttttattttgtacagttAAGGTCATAAAATACATTCCAATCAAATTTATACGTGCAAATTATTGAAGCTTGGGTCACACGAACGTCAATTTTAACGCACGttgatttttaacaaacttttaacgtagaaattaaatgaaataagtaCAAGACTAAGCTCACACGAGCGTCGAATTGAACTTACGCTTTTTCTAACGCATGTTTGTTTGAATTACATGGTATGGAACGGAACTCTAACGTGCattgaaaaaaacttgtttaaacaatattttatgatcaaaagcatttttaaaacgggatcttgcaaaaattttccatccgaaaaatatttatgctaaatgacggattttaccgGGTTTACTATTATATTCAGTCGAAACGTAAGGCGCCAGCCACGAGGGCGGaataatttctaatatattttttttcagaaagaCAAATGTAGtaactttgaataaaaatcatttcctgttttttttatttctttttaacatttaattccaaaaattttaagaaaaagtttctCCCAATAACTGTAATGCTTTGCACCCTCACAGCCACAATTATTTCCAacctacaatattttttatattttcggcTTTAAAACGTCTCAAATCtctaataaacattaataacgTTATTAACATCTTTTACGATTTCCTTTGAAAcacaatcatttaaaaataacagaaaCGATGTCAAAGGTTGCAAAATcctttttgttttagaaaaggaAACCCtacaagtattaaaaatattttaaatatttacaaaacttaattaatattcaattacaGCGAAAAAAACATCCCCTATCTATACAAAAACGTGTTTAACCCTTTTTACACCTGAGAGCGGGTACAGTAATTACAGGTGTAATgcattgtaaacaaaaatacaccAAGCCTTTATTATCTTAACCTAAAGAAACTAACTAAAGTAAATACATAAAAGTTTTCTGGTACATTTTCACACcttgaaaattaagaaaaaaaatctccACCTTAAATCCACCGAATCACATCATAATTaagctaaattaaaaattatgagtcAAACATTACTTGGACTGAGTCATCAAATTAAAGAGTGCATACCATAaacaacttattaaaaaaagttttctaaaagttataaaaacttaaaaaacaggTGAAAAGtagcaaaaattaattcaaaactttgttaaagtatgaaaaacataaacttttaaaaagttttgatagTTTTAAAAACCATAGTTTGCGTGGCTTTCTTATTGGTTGACGCCCAGAAtggaaattatcattaaaaaaactcacctgtaatttaattgttttgaatttgtttatacacttttaaaagcaacataaaaattcacttttttggtTTTGCACAAAGTTGATAAATCCAAAAGCgtgtgtttcaaaaaaactgcactatttacactattttaaaaaaagtaaatttttaaaacttttatttatttactaaaaacattatttcgtaaatatGTGTGGTAAAAGTATCGGTTAGTATACATACACACTTAACATATAAACACTTGAACACACCTTACCACACTGTCTGTACAACCGTTAACTCGCAACTGGCGAGACACGGATCACAAACTGAGTGAATACATTTTACAATGCCGCCAACATAGCAAACAatacaatatacaaaatataatacaaaaactattataaaagtgtatttcaaataaattgaacttgaaaaagttaaaaagccAGCGTCGAAAGGTTGATTTTCAAGCGTGGAataacagttttaaaataacCAATTATTGTCCCAATGCGCTAAAGTCAATATTTCGGCATACTAGAGCTATAATTTTCGCATGAGTTTGCGAAAATTCTTTTCTGCACTaaggaaaatattattactttcgGCGCTTGTATTATGAAGGGACATTCAAAAATCCCAGAGGTGGTTGATGAAGCAATCCATGGGCCAGATACCATACAACACTCTGTtggaattttgatatttataaccCCTGTAAGAAGAGAAAGTTCGAAATGTGGGTTATAAGAGATTGTACTGGTTTCCAGCCAAATTACAGCTTTTAAAAGCATGCTAAAGTCAATTAACcttttatacaattttcgccGTTTTTGAGTACTGACCAAATAATTGTTCTTGGATGATATAAAAGTTTGCAAATCGTGCATCATGATTAAGTTGGCTGTTCTGAAACTGAGAAAAATTATTGGCAGttgttttccataaaatttggaaaattgatGATCGAGTATCAAAAGACCCCGcagattagataggaaaatggctttctgtgaaactttttaaaaccatccccaaaatgttcttcgggtCTTTCTGAACAAAAGCTCTCACagcagcaaaattttttaacgagtagtttttgagctacgtgcgatcaaagctacacacaTATTATAGTTTTGTATACTACCATGTGTGGTATGTAAGTGCTTGCCTATGGTTGTATTGTGTTGTGTTGTCTTGTTAGTTGGTGCGTTTGGTGTTCGTGAgggcttttgatcagaacgatccgaagaacattttgagggtggcttgaaaaattttcgcagaaagccattttcctatctaatcgtgCAAGGTCATATTTCGCATTTACCTAGCCAACTGCCAAATAGATTTTCCCACTCTTGGTATCTCAACATTCAACCAGGAAGTTAAAACTGTTCTTGCGTAGGTACTTTACATGAGCCAAACAGGCTGGTACACATATTGAGATTAATGTATTAAAGCCAAAAAAGTTTGTCACTAATTGTATTGGTTTGCAagctatatgaaatatactataCAAAATCTAAAACTAGTATAACAagtatcttttttttcaaatataatttttcaaaatatacgaTTACatcctgaaaataaaaataaaactgaaatcaAAAGTACAAATaggtataattattttgatttcagttttttttttcaactgtaaaatagcattaattttaaattcaacattttcaatatatattttaacatttgaaataaaaatggtcAGAAAAAtagacatatttaaataattatcttttttcatttaaatgaattaactcaacatttacattttcatttccagagaattttaaaaacttcttaAATATAGGCAAGCAATTTTACAAGTTTGAGAATAAAAGTAAATGCcgctttaatttgaaattagttCTTACAAAAATTACAGGGAGGGTAACTTGACAAgtgacaattaaaattaatctttagtaaaataaaaaccacttgtgtcatttccaaaaaaatgtttcatcgtaaattattaatattaggtTGTATATTTTTCGTAAGTGTACAAGGGCATTCTACGGAAATCAGCTCTGAAGATGAATACGATCAAACACGTTATACAATTGAGGGAAAAGTATTTCCACCTGATATTCCATTAACACCAGCAAATTGGCaagttaatacaaaattaatggTGAATGGAGGAGAATATTTGGGATTTATTAAAGAAGATGGAACATTTGTGATACATAATGTACCTGGAGGTTCGTATATTTTGGAAGTAGTGAATCCCGATTATGGATACGAACCTGTTCGCGTTGAAATTAATTCCAAGGGTAAATATCGTGCACGAAAAGTTAACTACATTCAAACATCACAAGTTATTCAAGTGCCATATCCTTTGAAAATGAAACCTATGGGTCGTATGCGATATTTCCAAGTTCGTGAACAATGGCGTGTCACCGATTTCTTATTTAATCCAATGGTGTTGATGATGGTTCTACCATTAGTTTTAATTATGATCTTGCCAAAGATGATGAGTGAT includes:
- the LOC123300494 gene encoding ER membrane protein complex subunit 7 — translated: MFHRKLLILGCIFFVSVQGHSTEISSEDEYDQTRYTIEGKVFPPDIPLTPANWQVNTKLMVNGGEYLGFIKEDGTFVIHNVPGGSYILEVVNPDYGYEPVRVEINSKGKYRARKVNYIQTSQVIQVPYPLKMKPMGRMRYFQVREQWRVTDFLFNPMVLMMVLPLVLIMILPKMMSDPETKKEMEQFGSLTGKFEMPEMSEIMTTWFPGSQTTKQQKAIKSTKKRQ